The region cagagctccggcgaactggatgaaggagagggcagagcttcgacagaaagacaatgcagagagagggagagtgcTTATGCTGTTATGCTTGTGAATTAGTATAGTGTAGATGCATggagtggctagcctatttataggctcagtccactgctgtgggtcaacagccatgaaggctcatcatggcagattcgtaaccgccgacggttacgagcgtgtggcaggagtatGCCTTTCGCGTGCGGAGCCCaggcaccaagcccaaagaccacccaaagaccaattgccaagtccaagatcgagatcgggatcgggatcgggatcgggcctgCGGCCcgcgagcacgtgcacgggcacgggctcgggcgggcgggcggcggcggcggcgcgcgcgtgtgggctctttcacccatcttggtccactataattattaagtaacataaagtcacttaatttaaacacattaaaagatgtgttaatcctccaatgtgggataattaattctagttaattattccctaaggtccaactccaagctttaattgaaagctaattatgcctaactttaatccactatttctcactcaccggaaatcggatttgagaaagtgaatatatactacatttatctacgtaaaatgtagatcgacgctatgtcatttaatttcacaaaattaaatgtctcgtcacatttattatttggtcaaaatccattgaccgggcatatttaatccatgatttttacaccTTTAATGAAATTAAAGTGATCGTCTCACAGCACCAAGTCAGAAAATAAAGGAACCAACCATGTTTGCTGGGAGCCCAAAAAAGAAAGATGAGTGCGCAACAGCAATATATCAAAAGAAAAGAGACGGGGTTGGTGGCCGGAGGAAGCATCATAGGCTTTGGACTATTGCTGAGGTTAAAAAATTAGTTGATGGTGTCGCTGAGTATGGTGTTGGAAGATGGAGTAGGATAAAAAAGATTTACTTTCCTGCATCTGCCCATCGTACCTCTCTAGATCTCAAGGTAAAACCATCTTTTTCGGGTAAATGTCGTACCAGTGATGGCATGTGATTTGGTGGTGGCAAATATCGCAGGACAAATGGCGAAATCTTTTGAAAGCAAGCGGTTTGCAGGGACGACACAATGAACAGGTAATCTCTCTTGAGGTTTGTTTTTATCAGGCAAGTTTTTAGGGAGACACAATCTCTCTCTTGAAAGCAAGCGGTTTGCAGGGAGAGAAGAAGCGCAACGTGGCATGGCGGCCTCTGCCAAAGTCCATCTTGCTGCGCGTTTGTGAATTGGCGGCAATGCACCCTTATCCCAAGGGCGGGAAACCGAAGACGGGACTTATTCGCCATGTTTCTCCAGATAAAAGTACCGATATTACATTGAGCGACTATAGAAGGATCTTACGAAGTATTAGCGGTAGTTGATCTTTCTGTTCTGTTTGTATCATCAATAGAGGGGTTAGGCCATTTCCTGAACTGACTGTTTCTTCAGACACATCTAACGGATCGATAAGCATCCTACGTTTTTGGAATAACAATCAAACACCCTATCTATTGTCGTAGGACGATAAAATACTAGAAACAGCAAAGCCGAAAAAACACGAGGGCATATTAGGGAAGTAATGGATGCATGGTTCAGCCACCTTCGTTGGCATTGTTGTCGCCATTGTTATCTCCTACGCTGCCCCACTGGTCATAGAACTGCCTTGGTATGTTGTGATGGTTATCCATGCTGCGGTCGACTTGGATGGTTTTCATCATGACGTCGTCTCTTCTGCTGCTGATGTGCCGCCAAGCATAGGAAACTGATCAGCGCAAAGGCCACCAATTTCATTCTCTTCACTTCTGAtttcaaaagaaaaatgtgttacAACAACTCAGTAGTCATGTAACATAGCTATATAGTTGGAGCTCATTATAATCTGTGACATAATATCATGCAAAATTTAAGCTAAGAAGGTAAACTTACTACGCAGTGAAAAAAGGTTTTCGAGCATCTTTTCAGATTACTCGCCAGGAGATGAGCAGAGAAAATTAAGGTATCTAGTTGGATATGTATGAGAAGATTGATGTTGTTACTGTTAATTGTTTGGTCAcatgaaattaataatttacTTTGTACCAAGTGGACAAGGGACGGCCAAACAATCAATATTCATCTTTGGCGTCTTAT is a window of Salvia splendens isolate huo1 chromosome 3, SspV2, whole genome shotgun sequence DNA encoding:
- the LOC121795464 gene encoding telomere repeat-binding protein 3-like, whose amino-acid sequence is MFAGSPKKKDECATAIYQKKRDGVGGRRKHHRLWTIAEVKKLVDGVAEYGVGRWSRIKKIYFPASAHRTSLDLKDKWRNLLKASGLQGRHNEQGEKKRNVAWRPLPKSILLRVCELAAMHPYPKGGKPKTGLIRHVSPDKSTDITLSDYRRILRSISGS